The DNA window TTTGCCTCCATGGCCTCGGCTCAACAAGTGAAATTCACTTTGTATGAGCACTCCAACTTTGGTGGAGCGTCTCATTCTGAGACCAAAAATCTCGGCAGCGATTGCTGTACGTGACAATAAATCTTGAACATGGAAGCATCCGAAGCTGATAATAACATAGGGAACCTCAATGGCAAAGGAGACACAGCAAGCTCTGTAAGGAACTTAGGAACGTGCACTACGTTCTTCCGGTAAGACTATATCAACTCTCTCCCCAGATCCCCTACTGACTCAGCAATAGGGAACGAGACTGCCGGGGTTCAAACTGGCAGCAGGTTGGTAATGCAGCCACTGTTCCGGACTTCCTCAATGATCACATCTGGTCATTCCGCAACCAGTGCTGTGATAGCGACCGAAGGGCCAGATGCAACCTGGCCTGTGGAACTTCTTGCGTCGCTGCAGGACCACAAGGTATTGAAGCTTGTCTCGAAGGTTGTAGTAAGTATTTTCTACTTTAAAGTTTGTTGTCGATGCTAATATGTATAGCTGGTGGATGTACTCGCGCCTATGACTGTGTTTAATACTGGCTCGCATCTTGGACGGTCCTATTGagtattactttaaatcCTTTCTAGCTTATCATTCGTTCAACTCTTGTGTATATCAATTCAAATCCCCAGTCACTTGCGTATTGTTGGTCTTTCCCGTTGAACTTCTCCATAAGCAGTAGTAAGACTAATAAGCTGTCAACATGAATGAGAGAAGGATAATGATCCAAGGTGACTAATACCATGTATTACCGGAACGCGGAATATCTTTGCGAGACGTGCATAAAGGATTGGTCGATATGACAGGACATGTCAGCCTTATCCCGGTATTGATCAAGGTAGTCCAATGCGATGAATTGAATGCTGACGGGCATACATTTTTAGCCCACGACAGCGCTCAGGCTGTGTCGGAAAATTCTTTCCATATATGGTTAGACTTTGCGACGCCTACAGCAGATGGGTTTTTACAACaccatcgtcgtcatcaaaCACGACGTCTACCTATGATTGTACCAAGATGCAATACGTCGATGAAGGGTTCAATAGGTTCAGAGATGAGAGCGGATGGTTTGTTGTATAGATCGCAAAACACATAAATACTGAGACGTTCTCTTCAAAATACTGACCATCGACAacttttgtttgtttggtgatttttgaggcgtaagtcccgaagtactcgttggctagccgggagggggtgctaACTAAGTAAGCTTAGTTAGCtataaaagtataagatAAggtaaaaagtataaaatatccTAGAAAAtacttacttaatataatttatattaaaatactattttttttaattaaataatatttaaatcttattaaaataggcttaaattaataaaaagatataatttaaagcttttattaatttattaactattttaaagtaagaaaaataattataataactttaataatactttaataaagaaaatagcttttttattaaaatatactatatatttattttcttaattaataaggctatttttttatattatttttattttcttaataatattataaaataacttataaagctatatataatattaatagggATAAAGAGTTaagaaaagtataaatagtaataacttagaattaaatatatagggtaataataaaggtattttaactttattattattaataactttaattataaaaagaattttatcttctttatttatttctttatacttatatacttatataaggttaaaagtaactatattattactataagggAGgctaataagattaatagtattaaaaggctttatagtatattataccttatagatagctttatatatattattaaggaattatatatttattatataattattagtttcttcttttaatacttaagttatttataaatattatatatctatagataaatagttata is part of the Fusarium poae strain DAOMC 252244 chromosome 4, whole genome shotgun sequence genome and encodes:
- a CDS encoding hypothetical protein (SECRETED:SignalP(1-16)), with the protein product MHINLLIALFASMASAQQVKFTLYEHSNFGGASHSETKNLGSDCWNLNGKGDTASSVRNLGTCTTFFRERDCRGSNWQQVGNAATVPDFLNDHIWSFRNQCCDSDRRARCNLACGTSCVAAGPQGIEACLEGCTGGCTRAYDCV